A genomic segment from Ciconia boyciana chromosome 5, ASM3463844v1, whole genome shotgun sequence encodes:
- the EGR4 gene encoding early growth response protein 4 has product MLNVMDFSCSDPLYSKYEESCEMKSGDLQGLGQPEQQLLAEADFLGGELLGTPMSGGAVDYSLLGSQPSPSLSYTGSFFIKAVPDHPQDQESLFNLMSGILGISPFASSEGHQRHLDALYPCPEVAQSQLDLYASCQPEMNGSTQAPFPEQGYGGFPTAEGAQPLQAQPTLGNTSQCFFQPKLLDSKQDIKLPSGSPPLDKFKASCAQWEPVTQHQAYLPTGYHSPEAFPAGESSQGLFHPLGSKMESVLSVSCQSELGSLAEDAACFSTHLGFGCEPENFPARGDFADTKIHNLPPPLMPEFDASLAQSEVLPGLMSSAELLHPHPSPSVPSTDFLGHPTSSSIPSLLPTNPPALAEPKKKTRRTKCSSKCFCPKPHEKAFACPVENCIRSFARSDELNRHLRIHTGHKPFQCRICLRNFSRSDHLTTHIRTHTGEKPFSCDTCGRRFARSDEKKRHSKVHLKQKARTEEKLKGLGFFSVGLSFGTL; this is encoded by the exons ATGCTCAACGTTATGGATTTCTCCTGCTCGGACCCGCTTTACTCCAAGTACGAGGAGAGCTGCGAGATGAAAAGCGGAGACCTGCAGGGCTTGGGGCAGCCTGAACAGCAACTTCTGGCAGAGGCCGATTTCCTCGGAG gTGAGCTGCTGGGCACCCCGATGAGCGGCGGGGCGGTGGATTACTCCCTCCTGGGCAGCCAGCCTTCCCCTTCGCTCAGCTACACCGGCAGCTTCTTCATCAAGGCGGTACCGGATCATCCCCAGGACCAGGAATCTCTCTTCAACCTGATGTCGGGGATCCTGGGCATCTCCCCCTTCGCCTCCTCCGAGGGCCACCAAAGGCACCTGGATGCTCTTTACCCCTGTCCCGAGGTGGCTCAGAGCCAGCTGGACCTTTATGCCTCCTGCCAGCCCGAAATGAACGGATCCACCCAAGCCCCCTTCCCGGAGCAGGGCTACGGCGGCTTCCCCACGGCGGAGGGTGCTCAACCCCTCCAGGCACAACCCACCTTAGGAAACACCTCGCAGTGCTTCTTCCAGCCCAAGCTCCTGGACAGCAAGCAGGACATCAAGCTGCCCTCTGGTTCCCCACCCCTGGACAAGTTTAAAGCCTCCTGCGCCCAGTGGGAGCCTGTCACCCAGCATCAGGCCTACTTGCCCACCGGCTATCATTCTCCTGAAGCCTTCCcggctggggagagcagccagGGGCTGTTCCACCCACTGGGCTCCAAGATGGAGAGCGTCTTGTCCGTCAGCTGCCAGTCGGAGCTCGGCAGCCTGGCAGAGGATGCTGCCTGCTTCAGCACCCATCTGGGCTTCGGCTGCGAGCCAGAAAACTTCCCGGCCCGCGGAGACTTTGCCGACACCAAGATCCATAACCTCCCTCCTCCGTTAATGCCCGAGTTCGATGCCTCCTTGGCCCAGTCTGAAGTCCTGCCGGGTCTGATGAGCTCTGCCGAGCTCCTCCATCCTCACCCCTCACCCTCTGTCCCCTCCACGGACTTTTTGGGCCACCCCAcctcttcctccatcccttccctgctgcccaccAACCCTCCTGCCTTGGCTGAGCCCAAGAAGAAGACCCGCCGGACCAAGTGCTCTTCCAAATGCTTCTGCCCGAAACCCCACGAGAAGGCTTTCGCCTGCCCGGTGGAGAACTGCATCCGGAGCTTCGCCCGCTCAGATGAGCTCAACAGGCACCTCCGCATCCATACGGGCCACAAACCCTTCCAGTGCCGCATCTGCCTGAGGAACTTCAGCCGCAGTGACCACCTCACCACCCACATCCGCACCCACACCGGCGAGAAGCCCTTCTCCTGCGACACTTGCGGCCGTCGCTTCGCCAGGAGCGACGAGAAGAAGCGCCACAGCAAGGTCCACCTGAAGCAGAAAGCCCGGACGGAGGAGAAGCTCAAAGGTTTGGGTTTCTTCTCGGTGGGTCTCTCCTTCGGGACACTGTGA